Part of the Spinacia oleracea cultivar Varoflay chromosome 5, BTI_SOV_V1, whole genome shotgun sequence genome, GTGGTGATCAATCCTCTCTTTTTAATTTTCCACCCAGCCTTCTGCAACGCCCTTTCTACATCAGCCTCTGCATGCAAATATGCCCTTGTGGCTTTTGAAGGCCCTGGAAATAGCTCCCCTATTCTCTTCAAGAGGGAATAATACCATGTATTGGGTGCAAAACTCAAAATCAGTCGATTCTCAGCCAATGAAGCGAGGTGGCCAATCATTGCATCAGCTTTATTTTGAGGGTAATGTATGAGAACATCAAGACAGACAACTGTATCATACTTTCCACCTAAGCTCTCCAAATCACTGACCTCAAATTTTGGCATCACAATATTTGACGAGGCGTCAGTAGTGTCAATACGAAGCTCCTGTTTTGCCTGCGAGTGAAGGATTGTTCAGCATATTTAGTACAAGTCAACTATTTGCAGATTAAACAACAGAAAATGAGAAGAGATAGTGCTGACTGCTGAGTTGTTAAATAAGATATTCAAACAATACAATGGATCATATCATCTGATAGTCTGACAATTTTGATTTCTACTGCAGTACTACCTATTCAGCTTCTGTTTTTGACACATAATTAGGATAACTTCCCTCAAGAAGGTGGTACATTAACTGTTATTATGCATATTCTCAAGAAATTTTCATATCACCGCAGGGTAAGACTGCGCATCTTGTTTGGGTGATGTTGCTAGACAAGGTTACATTTGCTAACAAAGTCACTAGGAATTTTCAATTCTCATATTGTCTATATGACTAATATATATGATCTCTAAGTTCAAAAGTCGGTCAATGGTAGTACCAACTATTATCATAATCTTTATATATGCTCAATTAGTCAATTACAAGCAACATTATGCTCTGAAATTAGTCCGGGGATTGAGCCACTCCTGATTTTCGGGCTTTCAGCCGACTAGTTCCTCCTCGGACATGAACATAGACTCTAGACTAGCCCATCAAATACTAGGTCTAGTGGATTATGGGACCTTCCTTACCTTGTAAATAAAACTTTGTTACTCCACTAAGTTCAGCTTTAACTAAACATGTCTTTGGAGTAATGCATAGCCTTATTTTATTGAGAGAGAAAGTAAGTAAGGAAAGCTTTATTAATAGGCAATATCAATTTTCGCCAAGGCTATAATCTATAATACCTTGGGGAAAAGGGTTTACAAATACTTGCTTCACTCCATCCTAAGGGACTAATCTTGCCACTAAGAGCATGTTTGTTATAGTGTTACATAATGGGAATAAAATAACTTCATCTTTTCGACTTTCCATTATCTAATGTTCGGTATAAGAAATGTGGTAACACACAATCCATTTTCCAAAGGGTAAACATTACTTCTTGTCCCCAATTTGATACAATATTTGTAGTACAAGTGATTCCTTTCCTAAGTTATAATTACCCTTTCTCCTTCTTATTTGTTTCCTGATTCCATATCTTTACTAAGTGAGCTCCTGCATACCCAATTCTCGTGTTAAGGAATACAACAAGCTTAATCATCCCAAATCATTTGACTCACAGTCAAACTCAAAGCTTATCTCTTTACACCAAAATTATCCAAGTAATTAATAAAAGGATGCTTAATAATCTGTAAACAATCATACATTCCACATTTTTAATATAACAATTAACTCAACAATTAAACACATGTATTGTTGGTAGATTAATTTGAACTAAAAACATGACAACTAAATGGAGACTATGTAACAATGTAAAATTGAAGTACCTTGCCCTGAGCTTCAGAAACCATAGCAGCAGAAATATCACTAGCAGAAACAAGAGCTCCTTCCTTAGCTAAAGGAATAGACAAAGAGCCGGTCCCACACCCAGCATCACAGACAGTAACTCCAGCAAGTGGGCCATCCTCCTTTAACATCTTCATCACATTCTCAACCGTCTTAGCGTGTCCAATACGAATATCCATCTGAACTTTATTCACATCATCCGTTTCTCCGTAAATCTTCTTCCACCGTTGAAACCCCGTTCCGTTGAAGTACTCCCTTACAACCTCCTTGTCCCCGCCACCCACCACCTCCGCTTGCTGCTGTCGCCGCTTCTCCGGGTCTGTTAATGTGATTATTGCTGCTAATGCCGCCACTGATCCGCCTCCGATAACGGCGAGTGTGGCGGGGCTGGTGTCGATGTCGGTGATGGCTGAGAGGAGTGGTGGGAGGGCGGAGGGTGGTGGTAGTGAGAGTTTGCGTTTGGTGGTGGGTAAGAGAGAGAATGTGGGGGTTGGGTTGCGGTTGAGGTTGTTGATGGTGGAGAGAGAGAGTGCGGTGGTTGCTAAGGCCGCCATTTTTGTTTCAAAGGTAGGATGTTTGAACCAAAACCAACCAATTTGGGTTGGGGGAGTGAAGATGTAATGTGATCTTGGAGAGGATAGAATGGTTTGATTTCTGATTTTTGTGGGCTCCACGGTCTAACTATGTGGCAAATTCAAATTCtctccttaatttttttttttttggtcccGTATTCTTCtgagttcagttcagttcagtctaGTCCAGCTCAGCTCTATATAGTTCCATTCAACTTAGCTTAGCTTAtctccattcagttcagttcaaaagaACGGTAATATGTTCATATTCGTCTTTAATgatcttatttattattttatttattattttatttattattataatattataTATTACTTTGTTGTCGCTATACGCGAAGAAGCAATAACACCTTATTCTGTACGGCAAATAAATGTGTCCAGGGGTACTGCCATTAAACGACGGTTGGCCTTATTATGTAACGGTCTCGTTCATGGACGAGTAATTTGTAAGATTTCACCAAATGCAAAACTTTTTATAACAAAGTTAATGCGAAATGAAATGTTTAAGTAAAACAGCACACAAAGTTAAGAAAATATCATTTATTGATTGAtatgtaataaaaaaaattaactagttagtggctcgggcgatgccccggagtATTGCAAATAgtttatgttttatttatttatttcggaTTCACTCATAAATTTCTGTATGTatgcatttaaataataatatgaaGTTCATTATATATGCAGTTGgaaaataaaattggttaaccaACAATCGACGGACTAAATTTTTGAGTGATTTACATTATTTGCGTAAAACTTTACTCATTTAATTAGCTAAAGGAAAGCGAATCATTTTTTTCCTATTCTATTCtctattaatttttatgtttgatctaaatattctatttgaaaaatatatactacgggggcgtttggttgggggtatTCAGTAAAGGGAAATGGAATCAACACCACATATttcctttgttgttgtttgtttgtcCATTTCAATCATTCCTTTTACCCCTATCATTCCCCAATTTTCCTCTACTCTGATTCCCAACCCCCCCAAGGGTATCAACTTTACCCCCAAAATCCTCTTCAGCCCATCTTCCTTGACCAACTTACACACCACACCACCACCCAACTCCAACACCACAACTTCCACCCTCGCAACTACCTCCGCCTGCAACCACCCAaaaaccaaccaccaccacccgcAACCACCCCGAAACCAACCACCATCACCCGCAACAACCCCGAaacaaaccaccaccacccgaACAAACCCAAAAATCAACTACCACCACACGACAAAAAAACAGAAATCAACCGCCACTACACGAAACAAACCCATAAATCAACCACCACCACACGAAATAAACCCAGAAATCAACCACCACCACACGCAATCAAACCCAGAAATCAACCACCACCACACGCAATCACAGTAAACGAACGAAAAGCGACGGCAGGAGAAGAGAGAAGGAGAGCGAAGGAAAGGAACGACGATTGTGGGAGGAGGGAGAAGGAGAGGAAGGCGAGAGAAGAAAAGGAATGACGGCGGCTGGAGAaggagaggaaggagagaggagaggacCGGCGGCGGTAGGAGggaagagagaggagaggaaggagagagaagaaaaggAAGGGAGGCGGCGGGAGAAGGAGAGGACTGGCGGCGGGAGGAGGGGGAAGGGAGAAGGAGAGGAAGAGACAAGAAAAGGAACGGCGCTCGGCAGCGGCGGGGGTGGGGGGAGGAGGGAGGAGgggaaggagaggaaggagTGAGAAGTGAAGATGTGAAGGGAATGGAAATAACACCCAAACATCCTAACAAATCAAAGGGAGTTTCTTTCCTTTCCCCCTTTTTCCCTTTGTTGattccattccctttaccccgTTTGAACCAAACGGCCCCTACGTATAATTGATTAATGAATTAATAAATGAAGGaagcaattttttttatcataaatgtaatcccccgtatatttataaagtttattaatatagttttacgtataattaattatatttaaattacattggtgaattttagtcttaatgtatatttatttattcaaatgcattttaaatattttaagaatttatgaaattaaaataattttagaattttacgttgaaaagaaatcgaattgcgaaaccgattgaatttagaaaactatCCTTACCGATTTTAgattgaaatcctaaaactaaatcctaattctaagcCCATTTGGTAAAGCCCAAAATATCAAACCCACAACTCTCCTCCACTCTCCTCTCTTTCAATTTCACGTGAAAAACAAAACACCCAAACCCTCCTTCTTTTTGCAACTTCACGTGAACAGGAACCACAAACCCCTTGCTTCAGCCACCAGCCCTCCTCCACCGTCGCACCACAGTACCTGGTTGCAGCTGTCAACCCGCCGTCGCTGCCCTGCCCAGCCGCCGGCCTTTCTTCGCTGCTCCCTTCTCCTTCGCGAGCACCATTGTTCCCTCTTCTCCCTCGTGCTTGTCTCACTCTCTCACGTCACTGCAGATGCATCGCCAGCCTCCGCGACCGCCGCACAACCACCGTGCGTCCATCTGACGCCGTCCGACGTACTCCTCCTCCTGGTCCCGCTGCCGCGCCGCCCTGCCGCCGGCCATCACTCCTTCTTTTCTTATTTTGGTTAATTCTGAAACCCTTAAactaatttatgttttaatcatgttttattaatataattcatgttttccttgaattaaattatagtttgTATGAGTTAATTATGAATTCAGATTAcatgttttgcataattaataatttaaatttgagattatgtaattgaaatgaaattagaattttaattattaaagcatggatttttaaggtttttagaGTTTTGAaaccatggtaggatgattacaagttattaaagttattgtttttatgatttcaaacatgttaattatgttttggagtagtttgaaattagttatattgctggaaatttaaagtatgatgctttgaagagttttcaacgaatctcaataattaatataacaattacgatgctaggaaatcaaatattcaagtttcgatattgggaaatgttataattatgtttaggaagggtttgaagctccctaatgttgctgaaaattcaatatgaattgatatgagtctatattggttgttgttaggtggagaattctctttaggcgacttttaaaagtgttaaagtgacgtatcagtttgtttacacaaggtacgtacatacctgtgtgcttggaatgtgtgctaattgttgaaaccatgttgaattattgatgaacttggttatgttgatgttgttgatgaacttagtcaggttgaaattgcatgtttgatactgttggatgaacatattaaacctttattgcattttgaggattataacatgttagtatggaagattgatgcaaacatgtttgattgggaacactagattatttagtatataatccagatcagttaattgttgttccctttttagcttttcactactttatgagggcggaggaccttatttagtaagttgaaaccttatacccatattcaggggttgatcagtattaaagaaaagattggagttaagtggaatgagtcttgtttgatgcctttgtgatcacttactcaattccaagataaaaacagttataaataaatgtgagttgcatgccttatgtgattgttgagtcataacagggtgtcaatttgtaaatcatgtaaagtgaaactgagtagcaatagctttagactgtgcacgtctaaagtgacggacaaacaggagttggggttcatggtggtagcccatggcctttcattcggaccggattgatcaccgcgtcctattttcagtcaaacgttcctcgatatcgcaggtcactgaggttacggagtcgcgcccgtacctcgcctagctagaaaactcggtccattgcctatttcaattaaaataatattattgttataaaagtctagtccagtctagcctag contains:
- the LOC110784615 gene encoding magnesium protoporphyrin IX methyltransferase, chloroplastic is translated as MAALATTALSLSTINNLNRNPTPTFSLLPTTKRKLSLPPPSALPPLLSAITDIDTSPATLAVIGGGSVAALAAIITLTDPEKRRQQQAEVVGGGDKEVVREYFNGTGFQRWKKIYGETDDVNKVQMDIRIGHAKTVENVMKMLKEDGPLAGVTVCDAGCGTGSLSIPLAKEGALVSASDISAAMVSEAQGKAKQELRIDTTDASSNIVMPKFEVSDLESLGGKYDTVVCLDVLIHYPQNKADAMIGHLASLAENRLILSFAPNTWYYSLLKRIGELFPGPSKATRAYLHAEADVERALQKAGWKIKKRGLITTQFYFANLIEAVPV